From the genome of Lasioglossum baleicum chromosome 13, iyLasBale1, whole genome shotgun sequence, one region includes:
- the Amun gene encoding protein amun codes for MASVKDTATFFAEGTANQFEHVLKLYPQALRLKADRKTKKPEELIKLDNWYQNELPKKIKSRGKDAHLIHEELVQTMKWKQTRGKFYPQLNYLVKVNTPRAVMAETKKAFKKLPNLEQAITALSNLKGVGTTMASALLAAASPENAPFMADECLMAIPEIEGIDYTTKEYLNFVQHIQNTVERLNKQTSNGKTWSPHRVELALWTHYVASELKPELLDGIPGSTENGNSHPPSNGEATEPSDDSNQEVAVNGKEPGSIDPAAIDENSTTTSFTEDSMDKPATPITVAVASEDTNDSLATNDNEDSNNTPRPTDSEDTEDSQDAQEPPTKKSKK; via the exons ATGGCTTCCGTGAAAGACACAGCGACTTTCTTCGCGGAGGGTACCGCGAATCAGTTCGAACACGTCCTCAAGCTTTATCCGCAGGCGCTAAGGCTGAAGGCGGATCGCAAGACGAAAAAACCCGAGGAGCTGATCAAGCTGGACAACTG GTATCAGAATGAGCTTCCGAAGAAGATCAAGTCGCGGGGCAAGGACGCGCATCTCATTCATGAGGAGCTGGTGCAGACGATGAAATGGAAGCAAACA CGTGGCAAATTCTACCCCCAGCTGAACTACTTAGTCAAAGTGAACACGCCGCGCGCGGTCATGGCGGAGACGAAGAAGGCGTTCAAAAAGCTTCCGAACCTCGAACAGGCGATCACGGCTCTCTCGAATTTGAAAGGCGTCGGCACCACGATGGCGTCGGCCCTGTTGGCAGCCGCGTCGCCGGAGAACGCGCCGTTCATGGCGGACGAATGCCTGATGGCGATACCGGAAATCGAGGGCATCGATTACACCACCAAGGAGTACCTCAACTTCGTCCAGCACATTCAGAACACCGTCGAGAGGCTGAACAAACAGA CGTCGAACGGGAAGACTTGGAGTCCGCACAGGGTGGAGTTGGCGCTGTGGACACACTACGTGGCGTCCGAGCTGAAGCCGGAGCTGCTTGACGGTATTCCAGGATCGACGGAGAACGGGAACTCGCATCCGCCGAGCAACGGCGAGGCAACGGAGCCATCGGACGACAGCAATCAGGAAGTGGCGGTGAACGGCAAAGAGCCAGGCAGTATTGATCCAGCGGCCATCGACGAGAACAGCACGACCACGTCGTTCACCGAGGACTCGATGGACAAACCGGCGACTCCGATCACGGTCGCGGTCGCCAGCGAAGACACGAACGATTCCCTCGCCACGAACGACAACGAGGACAGCAACAACACGCCGCGACCGACCGACAGCGAGGACACCGAGGACTCGCAAGACGCGCAGGAGCCGCCCACCAAGAAGAGCAAGAAGTGA